A window of Corallococcus macrosporus DSM 14697 contains these coding sequences:
- a CDS encoding phytoene desaturase family protein codes for MRHVIVVGAGPGGLSAAINLAGQGFQVTVVEKDAVPGGRMKGLTLGAAGEYAVDTGPSILQLPGVLEQIFRRAGRRLEDYVKLLPLDVNTRVHFWDGTHLDTTRHLDRMEAELAKFGPRQASALRQWMADGREKYGIAYEKFICTSADNLGYYAPWRLAPTLRFKPWQTLYRQLDGFFHDDRVTYALAYPSKYLGLHPTTCSSVFSVIPFLELAFGVWHVEGGFRALARGMMRCAEDLGATFRLGTPVEKVRVDAGRAVGVKLAGGEVLEADAVVVNADLAYAARSLIPAEAREGSRLTDAALEKAKYSCSTFMAYYGLDTVYADLPHHLIYLSESARRTDRDALEDRHVDVEDPPFYVCNPGVTDPSGAPAGHSTLYVLVPTPNTGRPVDWAKTEQALRERIPAMLEKVGLKGVREHLREERYFTAETWRDDFNVFRGAVFNLSHTWLQLGPLRPKVKNRDIEGLYFVGGGTHPGSGLLTIMESANIAADYLTREAGKGPLPGWPYVPPLEPEAAPQARAG; via the coding sequence GTGCGTCACGTCATCGTCGTGGGAGCCGGACCGGGAGGCCTGTCAGCCGCCATCAACCTGGCGGGGCAGGGCTTCCAGGTCACCGTGGTGGAGAAGGACGCGGTGCCCGGGGGCCGGATGAAGGGGCTGACGCTGGGGGCGGCGGGCGAGTACGCGGTGGACACCGGGCCCTCCATCCTCCAGTTGCCGGGCGTGCTGGAGCAGATATTCCGGCGGGCGGGGCGGCGGCTGGAGGACTACGTGAAGCTGCTCCCGCTGGACGTCAACACGCGGGTGCACTTCTGGGACGGGACGCACCTGGACACCACGCGCCACCTGGACCGGATGGAGGCGGAGCTGGCGAAGTTCGGCCCGCGGCAGGCGTCCGCGCTGCGCCAGTGGATGGCGGACGGGCGGGAGAAGTACGGCATCGCCTACGAGAAGTTCATCTGCACCTCCGCGGACAACCTGGGCTACTACGCGCCGTGGCGGCTGGCGCCCACGCTGCGCTTCAAGCCGTGGCAGACGCTGTACCGGCAGTTGGACGGCTTCTTCCACGACGACCGGGTGACGTACGCCCTGGCGTACCCGTCCAAGTACCTGGGCCTGCACCCCACGACGTGCTCGTCGGTGTTCAGCGTGATTCCCTTCCTGGAGCTGGCCTTCGGCGTGTGGCACGTGGAGGGCGGCTTCCGGGCGCTGGCTCGCGGCATGATGCGCTGCGCGGAGGACTTGGGCGCCACCTTCCGCCTGGGCACGCCGGTGGAGAAGGTGCGCGTGGACGCGGGCCGCGCGGTGGGCGTGAAGCTCGCGGGCGGCGAGGTGCTGGAGGCGGACGCGGTGGTGGTGAACGCCGACCTGGCCTACGCCGCGCGGTCGTTGATTCCGGCGGAGGCGCGGGAGGGCTCGCGGCTGACGGACGCGGCGCTGGAGAAGGCGAAGTATTCGTGCAGCACCTTCATGGCGTACTACGGCCTGGACACGGTGTACGCGGACCTGCCGCACCACCTCATCTACCTGTCGGAGTCCGCGCGGCGCACGGACCGGGACGCGCTGGAGGACCGGCACGTGGACGTGGAGGACCCGCCCTTCTACGTGTGCAACCCGGGGGTGACGGACCCGTCCGGCGCGCCAGCGGGCCACTCGACGTTGTACGTGCTGGTGCCCACGCCGAACACGGGGCGCCCGGTGGACTGGGCGAAGACGGAGCAGGCGCTGCGCGAGCGCATCCCCGCGATGCTGGAGAAGGTGGGGTTGAAGGGCGTGCGCGAGCACCTCCGCGAGGAGCGCTACTTCACCGCGGAGACGTGGCGGGACGACTTCAACGTGTTCCGGGGCGCGGTGTTCAACCTGTCGCACACGTGGCTGCAGTTGGGGCCGCTGCGGCCGAAGGTGAAGAACCGCGACATCGAGGGGCTCTACTTCGTGGGCGGCGGCACGCATCCGGGGAGCGGCCTGCTGACCATCATGGAGAGCGCGAACATCGCCGCGGACTACCTGACGCGCGAGGCGGGCAAGGGGCCGCTGCCGGGCTGGCCGTATGTGCCGCCGCTGGAGCCGGAAGCCGCGCCCCAGGCTCGCGCGGGCTGA